Genomic DNA from ANME-2 cluster archaeon:
GAATATTGTCACGCTCATTTCTCTACTAATTTTCGGTAATACCTGTCCTTTTCACTAAAGATACATCCGCAATAAGGTTGGCGGTACAGTTCCAGGTCCCTGCACAGCTGGTAGGTTTCCTTATACCCGGGACGGTAATCCCGGTAAAAAAAATCCACCCCGTATTCTGATGCAAGACCCTCGCCGATATCTTTTATCATCTCATGTTTCTGGTAAGGGGAAATGAGCAAGGTAGACGTGTACACAGGAATGCCCATGTCAGATGCCTGTCTGGCTGCTGCCTCCAGCCTGAGGGTGTAGCAGAGGTGGCACCTGTCTTCCACTTCAAACGCCTGTTTTATAAATTCTTCAAGCATGTACTCATCACGGTACACCACATCCAGTTTCACGACCTCAGCATACTGCTGCAGTGTCTCCAGCCGGCGACGGTACTCGGTGAATGGATGGATGTTGGGATTATAGAAATAGCCTACCGGCTCGAAACCTTCGTCCCGCAGTGCCCGTACCGTATAGGTGGCGCAGGGGGCACAGCATATGTGGAGCAGCATTTCCATGTTCAGTTCACCAACGTTAATATTCATTGGAACCGAATTATATACTATTGTATTGTGGGCAATATTGCATTATGGCCATTATTGGGGAATGTCTTAAGAGAATTTCTATTAACCACCCTATA
This window encodes:
- a CDS encoding epoxyqueuosine reductase QueH is translated as MNINVGELNMEMLLHICCAPCATYTVRALRDEGFEPVGYFYNPNIHPFTEYRRRLETLQQYAEVVKLDVVYRDEYMLEEFIKQAFEVEDRCHLCYTLRLEAAARQASDMGIPVYTSTLLISPYQKHEMIKDIGEGLASEYGVDFFYRDYRPGYKETYQLCRDLELYRQPYCGCIFSEKDRYYRKLVEK